The sequence below is a genomic window from Bacteroidales bacterium MB20-C3-3.
AGAGATATCACTAAACAAAAGAGATTCTCCTGTTAATGAGAAGAGACAATCTTTTAAAATCTGAAGAGTGCACACTCCCGGCAGCACAGGAGTTCCCGGAAAATGGCCGGTAAATATCCTGTGAGATTTATCAAGAGTTACCAGAAAACAAGCGGCAGATGATAAATCACTTTCATGTGAAATCTCTGATTTATCAATTTTGTATAAATTGTCAATTTTCATCTGATTTGCTTTTGGTCAATTTTAGTTTAATCTTGAGCCATGGATGAGTAATTAGCACCTCTTCCGGATACCCTTCTGAATATTTTCCAAATCTCATTAAAGTTCTGGTGATTCCATTACCCTGTTCCAAAGCAGCAATATTTCCGTTACTTTCAAACAGATACTTTGTTATAGGAGAGTGGTCCGGTTTAAAAAGAATTTCAAAGTCCTTCTTAAGGAGTAAAATTACCTTCTCTCTGTTTAACTGCTCTATGCAGTAATTTATCTTAATTGTTGCCCCATTTAACTCAAAGTCCAGAAAAGTCATTCCAAAAAAGGAGGTCATAACTACTCTTTTAGATGTATGACTGTCCGACTTTATAACAACTGTTCCTTCAATAGAGTCATCCCTTCTGGTAAGGATAAAATCAAAAAGAGTTATCTCCTTACTATGATTAAAAACAGATGGAATACCTCCTGTTGCATACTGAGTTGAGTGTAGCCAGACACCCTCTTTTAAGGAGGAGCATCCCGCCATTGAAATGAGTAAAACCACAAATAGGCTAATTAATCCTGAATATCTCATTATCAATATTTTGGTTAATTGTCTGATCAAAGAATCTGTAATTTGTGGTACCTCCTGATCCCTCCTTTACAGAGATTTCCAAAATGTCACCTGAATCTTTACTAAACACAATGTTAATAATTGATATTACTGATTGCAATCTGGCTGATTTAGGTTTTACAGAAGCGTTAATTTTATCGGCTGCCATGCTAAACACAATGTCATAATTGGCCGATTCCTTTAGCTCTCCGGTAAAGACAGCAGTTATGAGCTCCTGCATCTGCTTCATCACCGGATTTGCCGACAAATTCATTGTTGAAGTGCCGGAGGCTGTTACCATTTTCATATAAGAGCCGTTCATAATCATCGAATATTTACCTGGCTTCTCGTACATAAATGCTATTTTATTCTCCTTTGAATAGAGAAATTTACCATGAGAGACTAACTCTCCCTTTATCATCTCCATCCTTTTAACCTGTTCAAAACGGGCAGAGAGAGCAGTAACCTCTGAAGCCCTCTTAGCTAGCACATCAAGGAACACGGCAACTTCTGTATTACTAAGTATTCCATTCTGTGAGCGCATAGTATTTACATTTGTGATTAAAACTATAGCAGTTAATAATATTAATCTATAAAACCCTCCTGTACAATTTTGCCTCATATCCTGTTGTTTCTAAATAATCAAGTATTTTTTCAATTAGTTTTGCACTGAAAGGCAGACGATCATGCAAAAGAATAATTGCTCCATCGTGCATCCCCCTTTTAATCCTCTCCATAACCTTTTCTGTGTCTGAGTCAGCAATTGTATCAAAGCTTCTCAAACTCCAGCCTACGCTTAAAAGTCCCAAATCTTTAACTGCTCCTCCTATTGATGGATTAGTAACACCATATGGAGGTCTGAATAGTTTAATTTTCCCACCTGTCAACTCTTCGAGAATTTTTATTGTAGCATTAAGATCCCTTTTAACCAGCTTTTTTGATGATATGGTAAATTCCGGAGTGTGTCTTAATGAGTGTATACCTATCATGTGCCCCTCATCTGCAATTCTTCTTACTATCTGAGGATTCTCAATTGCATTCTCACCTATCAGAAAGAAAACTGCCTTTACACCTCTCTCCCTTAGAACATCAAGAACCATTGGAGTATAATCCGGATGAGGACCATCATCAAATGTAAGCATAACACTCTTCATCCCCTCGTTTCTCTCCCTGCAATAGGATCTTAGATATATACCCATATCCATTCTGAAAATTGCAGTAATCAGAAAGGAGAGAACCAGAGTAACAATTACTATCAGAAGGTATATCATTTTGTAACTTCAATCAGTGTGGCTGGATCCTTAACATATTTATTCACTAAAATTACTTTGGAGCATGATCCTGAAGATAGCCTTTCCAATGCTATTAAAAGAGCATATGCAGAAGCTGTCGGGTACTCCCCTGTAATCTCTTTGTAATTTTCAGTTTTACACCCTTCACTCTCTAATAACCCCCTTATTACCTCATTTCCACACATATAAAGAGCATCGAGATCCCTCACGGAGATTAGAGACTCAAAAATCTCTGTTTCGCTGTAATGCATAGGGAATATCTCAATGGATCTAATTATACCCCTGATATTACCCTCCGGAGAAGAGCCGAGCAGAAAGAAGGCAGCCCCCTCTCCCCCTTTATTATGCCTCCACATACCCATTCTGCCCAGAAGATGACTTTTGGTTGGAGTTAATTCATCAAAACCACCTGTCAAAACGCATCCTTTTCCCTCGTTTATCAAAAGCGAAGAGTCAAAAAGAGCAGATTCAAAAGAACTGCTCCCGTGAACATAGGTACTGTTATAGTGTTTATCTCCCCTCATTAACGCAATTTGAGCACCAACCGTATTTGAAGTGCTTTGAATAAAGGCAGATGGGTTAAGCAGTCTCTCCTGATTCTGTATAATTGATATAAGGAACTTTTCAGTATCGGCAAGGCAACCCCATCCTGTCCCTGTAACTATTGCATCAATTTTATCAATACCAGCATCCTTAAGTGTCATTATTGCAGCTGCAACACTCATCCGTATCACCCTGCTCATCCTTCTTCTCAAACCTGCATCCAGGATAAACTCCTTGTAATCAGGCTCAACTGAAGAGACTCCGGCTGCTCCGTGTATAACAAGATTTGTATCTATCTTCATAATCTAAACCTTATCAAAAATTAGCGTAGTACAATTCCCTCCAAAGCCAAACGAATTAGTCATCGCAGATCGGATGTGCACCCCTCTCTTAAGAGTTGTTTGAGGCGGAACATCACACTCATCCATCATCTCTGAGAAGTTTAGATTTGGCCATATATACCCCCCGTAAACTGAGAGAACGGTAAAGAGTGACTCAATACCGCCTGCTGCTCCAAGAGTGTGTCCGGTAAATCCCTTTGTAGAACTATAAGGGGGTATTTTATCCCCAAACAATCTCTTCATTGCTATTGCTTCAGAAGAGTCGTTGTTAGGAGTTCCTGTTCCGTGAACATTGATATACCCAATGTCACATTTATCAATATTACTCATCTCAATAGCTCCGCTCATTGCCATATAGGCACCCTCACCACTTGCAGAAGAGGCTGTTTGATGAAAAGCATCATTTGCATTTGAATAGCCAGCTACCCTGCTGTACCTTTTAACACTCATAATTTTCTCAGATACCAACAATAGATAACCTGCCCCCTCTCCAAGATTCAGCCCCTCTCTGGTTGCATCAAAGGGCCTGCAGTTTTTGCTGTCAAGAATACCCAACGATGAAAACCCATTTACTGTAAATCTGCATAATGCGTCTGTGCCACCTGCAATTACAGCATCCAGCATACCAGCCTTAATCATTCTGGTTCCCAGCATTATGGCATTATTAGCAGAAGAGCAGGCTGTATTAATTGTTGTACAAAAACTGTTAAGGCCAAGATGGTCATAAATAAACTGAGTTGATGCCCCGCAATCGTGTCCTATAAGCTGCCTCAATCTTCCTCTTCTGTTGTCCGGCAGGTACTCCCTGTAAAATTGCTCACTGACATCCATACCACCTACAGAGGTAGCAGAGATAAGACCGATTCTGTGTTCTGAAGGGTTCAGACCAGAATCTTCCAGCGCCTCTTTTGCTGCGGTAAGTCCCAGCAAAGTAGTTCTGGAATACTCCTTTCCGGGAGATAATCCCAGCATTTCACTAAGTTCTGTATTTGATAAAGCCACCTCACCGGCTACAACCTCATGCATAGTTTCAAAAAGAGTTAAAGGGACAATGCCACTCTCCCCTGAAACAAGAGACTCGATTTGCTTTCCTACTCCACAACCCAGTGCAGAGATGCATCCTAAACCTGCAACATAGACATTATTTACCATAAATTTCCCTTTTGAAGAGTTTAAAAGAGAGATCATAGCTCCCCCGGAGATACTCACACCATCCACACACTACCATTTCAAGTCTGGAACTCTCTGCCAGTTTAAGCTGGTAATCAAAAAGAGACTCCTCTCTCATATTATTACTTACAAAGAAAAGATTCTCCCCTTTGAATTTATTTCTAATTGAAATTTCCCCAATAACAATGTTTGGCAAGGTGTAAACAAAAACTGCAGGACTGGCGGCAAGATCTCCCCCCTGATCAATAAGTTTCTGATGTTTTATATCAGTCTCAAGAGATGAGGAGTTATTAGAAAGCATAAAACCAATATTAAAAGGGTCTGTTTCAGACAGATCTCCGGCAATTCTCAGGAGTGAAGCAGCTCCAATCACCCCAAGTCTTGACATACCATCCATTTTGAAGAACTTAATATCTTTCATATCAAGCTCCTTATATTTTTCACGGATAACAGTATCAAAATCGCTGTCACCACTAAGTTCAAAAGCGGCAATCTCCCTCCACCCGGATGCACCTGATCTGTATTTATTTACAGAAGATGACTCAAGAGCCATCACAATTGCTGCATTGCATCCTCCAAAACCCGAAGCGCTCTTTACACATCTGTACAAGGGCAACTCCTTATGGTGAGCAGTTAGTCTAAGCTCCATAGGAACCCCCGGTTCGCTGAATCCCAGAGTCCCAAAAAGCAGCGAGTTTCTGATTTGCCAGGCCGATGCAATAGCCTCCACCACACCTGAGGCACCCAGTGTATGACCAAAAAAAGGTTTCAGGCTCTGTACAGGTACATCTTGCAAAGATGCAAAATGGACTGCCTTAGACTCCATTTCATCATTATAAAGGGTTGATGTGCCATGAGCATTTATAAATGATATATTTTCAGGTGACACACAGGCATCCTCCATTGCCCTTATCATAGCTGTGCCAAGGCCATCTCCGCTTCTGGAGGGAGCAGAGAGATGATTTGCATCATTTGTAATCGCCCCCCCCTCTACTATCACAGGATCTGAATCTCTGCACAAACCCCTGTCAGATGAGAGTATGACTACTCCCACAGCCTCTCCCAGATTCAGCCCATCTCTGTTTATGTCATAGGGACGACAAATCTTAGAGCTAACAGATTTAAAAGATTCAAACCCAGAGATAACAAATCTTGTCAGGAGATCAGCTCCTACAACTACTACATTATCAGATAAATTATTCTCAATCAGCCTTGAGCCCTCTATAATTGCATTGACACCGGAAATACAGGCACTGGAAATTACTATCGGCTCCCTCTCCATCCCAAGCCATCCGGCTATTCTCTTTGCACTGTATCCCAAAAATGCCCTTTGATCTAAATCCTCTTCAATACCTGAAATAACATCAATATTGCCTTTTGTTGTAGCAAAGATTAGCTGGGAACGGGGTAGAATTTCATCACCTTTATCTGAAGAGAGCAATGAAGAGGCATTGTACACAGCTGCAATTACTCTCTTTTCCAGAATAGTTGCATCATCAGGAATTCCATCAACATTAAGGGCATTAGAATCATCAATTATCCTTGCAGCCATGAAGGGAGATGAGTAAAGTGATTTATCATCAATCTCCGTCACCCCGGACTGATAGAGTGAGACCCTTCTCATATTCTCATCGGTTCCCAAACCTAACGGAGAGAGAATTGAGTCAGATACGATATATGCCCTGTTTGTTACTCTTCCTTTATCCATTTTCTCTTCCAATTTAGGTAGAATTCGGGGTTATTCCACTCCAGATTACCATCTTTATCAAGAAAAACCTGCATGGAAAATCCCGTTGCAACTAATGTATTATCACTCTCTCTGAAAATATCATACTCAAACCTTACCTTAGCTGAGGGGAGATTAATGAATCTGGTCTCTATTACAGCAGAATCACCATATTTTAAAGGCTGAATATATGCACACTGCAACTCCACTACAGGTGCGGTATATCCTGCTGCGTAAATATCTAGATAACCAATACCATAGTGCTTTCCAAATGACTCTCTGCCATCTTCAAAAAACTTTACATAATTGCCATGCCAGACAATGTTCATAGAGTCAACCTCGGAGAACCTAATCTCAATTCTATGCCTGTGAATAAGCGCAGGCTTGTTGAGACCTCTGTTTTTTCTCATTATTCCTTTTCTTTATCAATAAATATCTTCAGTTTACCTTTTGCAAAGGTCTCACCATTCTGAAAACTCTCAGCCTCCACCAGTGATATACCCCCAAACTCTCCTGAGAATCTTATGTTTGTTCTTATCTCTGCACCACAGACTGGTAAATACTTCAATTCAAAATCGGCAACTGCACCAATAAAACCAACAGGGATCTTCTCCCCTCTCTCCCTGTAACTCCATCCGCTTGAAGCAGCGGCAGACTGCGCCATATGCTCAATAACTCCCGGCTCGGTAAGATATCCATCCACTACAAAGTAGTTACCCTCATCCGGAGTAAAACCAGCCTGAAAGAGGGTATTGTTCTCCCCGTAAAAAGCATCAACAAACACAAAAGGAGTTCTTTGCGGAATAAGTTCAACCATCTGCTCTCCAAATACTACGGCTTTCTCAAATACTCCCATATTAATCCCTTTTTCTTCTTAACAACTCTCATTCTCTCAATATCATCCGCAAGTGGATCATCCGGAAATATCCACGCCTTACCTGTCTCTGCTGCCATCCTTCTGCACTCTGCAAGATTAAAATCATCTGACAAATAATAGGTTGGTTCAAGCAGAGTATCCTCTGCCAATATCTTCCCATCTGCAATAGCCATCCTCTGAAGTGGAGTTCCGGGGTAAATTCTCATACCAATATAGGGAAAGAAAACGGAGTATTTTATCTTCAACGAGTTTTCCATAGTCTCCCTCAGCGTCTTATCAGTCTCACCAATTCCTCCAAGAATCAGAAAATGCGCATAAAAAACATTGTGTTTAAGGCATAATTCTGAGCTGAATAAAACATCATCAAATGAGAAATTTTTCCCATATCTGTGCATCTGCTCAGTACATAGAGATTCAGTGCCAAATTCAATATGTTTGAGGCCGGATCTTCTGAACAGCCCCATAAGATCATCTGTGAGATTATGAGGTGAGAAATAGGCCCCCCAGTTTATCTTTATTTCACTTTTAATAATTTTCTCTGCCAGTTCGGCATTATAACTGTTATGGATATTAAAAACCGAATCTGTGAAAAAAACATAGTTTATACCCTTCTCTTTATAGAGCCTAACTAAAGTATCTACGATAAGATCTGTATCAAGGGTTCTTACTTTTCTGCCGTCAATTATTGGATAAGAGCAGTAAATACAATTGTAGCAACACCCTCTTTTTGTTTGAATATTGAGCATCCCGCTCTTTTCCCAGTAAAAATCAGAGAGCCTTTCATCAAACG
It includes:
- a CDS encoding beta-hydroxyacyl-ACP dehydratase, giving the protein MKIDNLYKIDKSEISHESDLSSAACFLVTLDKSHRIFTGHFPGTPVLPGVCTLQILKDCLFSLTGESLLFSDISQCKFTGMVDPCADEKLSVNISKKKISESLLLINATVSVTDCDRIILKFKGKCSTL
- a CDS encoding outer membrane lipoprotein carrier protein LolA, which encodes MRSQNGILSNTEVAVFLDVLAKRASEVTALSARFEQVKRMEMIKGELVSHGKFLYSKENKIAFMYEKPGKYSMIMNGSYMKMVTASGTSTMNLSANPVMKQMQELITAVFTGELKESANYDIVFSMAADKINASVKPKSARLQSVISIINIVFSKDSGDILEISVKEGSGGTTNYRFFDQTINQNIDNEIFRIN
- a CDS encoding polysaccharide deacetylase family protein, with amino-acid sequence MIYLLIVIVTLVLSFLITAIFRMDMGIYLRSYCRERNEGMKSVMLTFDDGPHPDYTPMVLDVLRERGVKAVFFLIGENAIENPQIVRRIADEGHMIGIHSLRHTPEFTISSKKLVKRDLNATIKILEELTGGKIKLFRPPYGVTNPSIGGAVKDLGLLSVGWSLRSFDTIADSDTEKVMERIKRGMHDGAIILLHDRLPFSAKLIEKILDYLETTGYEAKLYRRVL
- a CDS encoding beta-ketoacyl synthase chain length factor, with product MKIDTNLVIHGAAGVSSVEPDYKEFILDAGLRRRMSRVIRMSVAAAIMTLKDAGIDKIDAIVTGTGWGCLADTEKFLISIIQNQERLLNPSAFIQSTSNTVGAQIALMRGDKHYNSTYVHGSSSFESALFDSSLLINEGKGCVLTGGFDELTPTKSHLLGRMGMWRHNKGGEGAAFFLLGSSPEGNIRGIIRSIEIFPMHYSETEIFESLISVRDLDALYMCGNEVIRGLLESEGCKTENYKEITGEYPTASAYALLIALERLSSGSCSKVILVNKYVKDPATLIEVTK
- a CDS encoding beta-ketoacyl-[acyl-carrier-protein] synthase family protein, encoding MVNNVYVAGLGCISALGCGVGKQIESLVSGESGIVPLTLFETMHEVVAGEVALSNTELSEMLGLSPGKEYSRTTLLGLTAAKEALEDSGLNPSEHRIGLISATSVGGMDVSEQFYREYLPDNRRGRLRQLIGHDCGASTQFIYDHLGLNSFCTTINTACSSANNAIMLGTRMIKAGMLDAVIAGGTDALCRFTVNGFSSLGILDSKNCRPFDATREGLNLGEGAGYLLLVSEKIMSVKRYSRVAGYSNANDAFHQTASSASGEGAYMAMSGAIEMSNIDKCDIGYINVHGTGTPNNDSSEAIAMKRLFGDKIPPYSSTKGFTGHTLGAAGGIESLFTVLSVYGGYIWPNLNFSEMMDECDVPPQTTLKRGVHIRSAMTNSFGFGGNCTTLIFDKV
- a CDS encoding beta-ketoacyl synthase N-terminal-like domain-containing protein; amino-acid sequence: MDKGRVTNRAYIVSDSILSPLGLGTDENMRRVSLYQSGVTEIDDKSLYSSPFMAARIIDDSNALNVDGIPDDATILEKRVIAAVYNASSLLSSDKGDEILPRSQLIFATTKGNIDVISGIEEDLDQRAFLGYSAKRIAGWLGMEREPIVISSACISGVNAIIEGSRLIENNLSDNVVVVGADLLTRFVISGFESFKSVSSKICRPYDINRDGLNLGEAVGVVILSSDRGLCRDSDPVIVEGGAITNDANHLSAPSRSGDGLGTAMIRAMEDACVSPENISFINAHGTSTLYNDEMESKAVHFASLQDVPVQSLKPFFGHTLGASGVVEAIASAWQIRNSLLFGTLGFSEPGVPMELRLTAHHKELPLYRCVKSASGFGGCNAAIVMALESSSVNKYRSGASGWREIAAFELSGDSDFDTVIREKYKELDMKDIKFFKMDGMSRLGVIGAASLLRIAGDLSETDPFNIGFMLSNNSSSLETDIKHQKLIDQGGDLAASPAVFVYTLPNIVIGEISIRNKFKGENLFFVSNNMREESLFDYQLKLAESSRLEMVVCGWCEYLRGSYDLSFKLFKREIYGK
- a CDS encoding acyl-CoA thioesterase, giving the protein MRKNRGLNKPALIHRHRIEIRFSEVDSMNIVWHGNYVKFFEDGRESFGKHYGIGYLDIYAAGYTAPVVELQCAYIQPLKYGDSAVIETRFINLPSAKVRFEYDIFRESDNTLVATGFSMQVFLDKDGNLEWNNPEFYLNWKRKWIKEE
- a CDS encoding hydroxymyristoyl-ACP dehydratase; translation: MGVFEKAVVFGEQMVELIPQRTPFVFVDAFYGENNTLFQAGFTPDEGNYFVVDGYLTEPGVIEHMAQSAAASSGWSYRERGEKIPVGFIGAVADFELKYLPVCGAEIRTNIRFSGEFGGISLVEAESFQNGETFAKGKLKIFIDKEKE
- a CDS encoding lipid biosynthesis B12-binding/radical SAM protein; its protein translation is MREIKRLLFISANRLADPYPVYPIGLSYLQTYLKERAPWIETELCDMNLTDIEGLKKRITGYSPDYIGISFRNIDGANSLDRTSFIPGYSEIVKAVRETSDSPLIIGGAGFSVYPEILFKILSPDYGIVGEGEESLRLLLEAIESGGSKDGIEGLISAGTSGKVQHPHTKYLSSLNLSFDERLSDFYWEKSGMLNIQTKRGCCYNCIYCSYPIIDGRKVRTLDTDLIVDTLVRLYKEKGINYVFFTDSVFNIHNSYNAELAEKIIKSEIKINWGAYFSPHNLTDDLMGLFRRSGLKHIEFGTESLCTEQMHRYGKNFSFDDVLFSSELCLKHNVFYAHFLILGGIGETDKTLRETMENSLKIKYSVFFPYIGMRIYPGTPLQRMAIADGKILAEDTLLEPTYYLSDDFNLAECRRMAAETGKAWIFPDDPLADDIERMRVVKKKKGLIWEYLRKP